GGTCTTGCCCGCGACGCGGTAGCCGGGGATGGCGGCCTTGGTGCCGGTGCCCTCCCGGTCCTTGACGACGGACTCCAGCATCCGCGCGAGGGTCTTGGCGGTCTTCTCGCTGACGACCCGGGACTCCTGGGGCGCGGGGGCCGCCGTGAAGCGTCCGTCGGGCCCCTTGGTGCCGCGCACGAGGGTCGGTTCGATCCGTACGCCTCCGTTGGCGATGGTCGAGTACACGGAGGCGGCCTGCATGGCGCTGACGGAGAGGCCCTGGCCGAAGGGAATCGTGTACTGCTGCGAGGTGGACCAGTCCTGGGGCTTGGCGAGGATGCCGGGGGTCTCGCCGGGGAAGTTCAGGCCGGTGGGGCTGCCGATGCCGAACTTGCGCAGGTAGGAGTGGAGGACCCGGTTGACCTCGGCCTGGTTCTTGCCGAGCTGGCCGGTGGCGAGGATGGTGCCGATGTTGCTGGACTTGGCGAGGACGCCGTTGAGGGTCAGGTACCAGGTGATGTGGTCGATGTCGTCCTTGAAGAGCCGGTCGCCGCGGTGGAGCCGGTTGGGGACGGTGACGTGCGTGTCGGGGGCCGCCTTGCCCTCCTCCAGGACGGCGGCCATGGACATGACCTTGGCGGTGGAACCGGGCTCGTAGGCGTCCTGGAGGGCGGCGTTGCCCATGGCGGCCGAGTTGGCGGCGGAGAGGTCGTTGGGGTCGAAGCCGGGGGCGTTGGCCATGGCGAGGACCTCGCCGGTCCTGGTGTTCTGCACGACGACGTAGCCGCGGTCCGCTTTGGACTTCTTCACCTGCTCGGTGATGGCCTGCTGGGCGGCCCACTGGATGTCCCGGTCGATGGTCAGCTCGATGTCGGAGCCGGGGACGGCGGGGGTGCCCTGGGAGCCCGCGGTGGGCACCTGGCGGCCGCCGGACTGGGTGAAGCGGATCTTGCCGTCCTTGCCGGCGAGCTCCCCGTCGAGCATGGACTCCAGGCCGCCCGCTCCCTTGCCCTCGGCGTTGACGTAGCCCAGTATCCCGGCGGCCAGCCCGCCGTTCGGGTACACGCGCTTGGTGCTGGGCTCGCTGAGGATGCCGCCGAGGAGGTTGATGCCGTTGCCGCCGACGGCCTGCGCCTTCTGCCCGTAGACCTTCTTGAGGTCCTTGATCTGGTTCCAGACCTGCGGGGTCTGCTTGCGGGCGAGCACGATGTAGCGGGTCTTGGGGGTGCGGAGCTTCTTCGCGAGCTCGGCGGGCTCCTTGCCGAGGATCGGGGCGAGGAGCGCGGCCGCCTGCTCGGGGGCGTCCGCGATCTTCGCGTCCTCGCGGGTGAAGAGCTTGGGGTCGGCGGTGATGTCGTACGCGTCGACGCTGGCGGCGAGCGCGATGCCGTTGCGGTCGGTGATCTCGCCCCGCTCGGCGGAGAGCGTGTACTCCTGGAAGCGGTACTTGTCGGCCTTCGCGGCGTACGCGGAGGCGTCGACGGCCTGGACCTGGAGCAGCCGCACCACGAAGACCAGCATGACCAGGGTCAGGCCGAGCCCGACCAGGCGCAGCCGCGGCCGGGGGTTGCCGAGCCGGATGGTGCGGGGCTGCCGGGCCGGGGGCCGCTTCCCCGCCGGGCGGGGAGCGGGGCGGGACGGGCGGGCACCGGGCGTGCGGGCTCCGGCGGAGGCGGGCCGGGGGCGCGCGGGCCGGGCGGGACCGGGGACGCGACGGCGCGGGGGCTCCTTGGGGGGCACTGCTCGGTCACCTGCCGGAGGTTCGGGTCGGGTCGGCTGCGGGCTCTGTCCGTACGGGGCCGCCGGGGGTGCTCGCCGGGGGCTTCGGGGTGCCGGCGGGCGGCGTCGGCTTCGGCTTGGGTCTCGGGGTCGGTTTGGGGGCGACCGCCACCGAGGGTTCGCCCAGGACCTTGCCGTCCGGGCCCAGGAAGGCGGGGCTGCCGCCCGGGACCATGCCGAGCTGACGGGCCCGCCGCTCCAGGGCGTCGGGGGCCGCGTAGTCGTCGACGTCCCGCTGGAGCGCCTGCTCCTCGTCGGTGAGCTCGGTGGTCTTGACCTTGAGCTCGTTCAGCTTGAAGGAGCCCTGGTTGAGGGCCGAGTTCAGCAGGAGCAGGGAGATGAGCCCGCCGCCGAGCAGCACGAAGACGAGCAGGACGAAGGGGGTGCGGGCGGCCGAGCTCGGCCCGGACGGCATGAGCCGGCCGAGCCGAGCGGCCCGCCCTTTGAGGGGCCCCTTCGCCGTGCTCACGGGACGTCTTTCCGGATGCGCTCGACGCCCCGGAGCCGGGCGGGGGCGGCGCGCCGGTTCTCGGCGACCTCCTCCTCGGTGGGCAGCTCGGCGCCGCGGGTGAGCAGCTTCAGCCGGGGCTGGTACTTCTCGGGGACGACCGGGAGCCCGGGCGGGGCGGTGGTCGCCGCGCCGGCCGCGAAGACGCCCTTGACGATCCGGTCCTCGAGGGACTGGTACGAGAGGACGACGACCCGGCCGCCGACGGCGAGGGCCTTCACGGCCGCCGGGATGGCCTTCTCGACGCTTTCGAGCTCGTGGTTGACCTCGATGCGCAGGGCCTGGAAGGTCCGCTTGGCCGGGTTGCCGCCGGTGCGCTTGGCCGCCTGGGGCAGGGCGTCGCGGATGAGCTCGACGAGCCGGGCGCTGTTGGTGAAGGGCTCCTTTTCGCGCTCGCGCACGATCGCGGAGACGATCCGCTTGGCCTGCTTCTCCTCGCCGTACGCGCGCAGGATCCGGACCAGCTCGCCCGCCGGGTAGGTGTTGAGGACCTCGGCCGCGCTGATGCCGGTCGTCTGGTCCATGCGCATGTCGAGCGGGGCGTCCTGGGCGTAGGCGAAGCCGCGGTCGGCCTCGTCCAGCTGCATGGAGGAGACGCCCAGGTCGAAGAGGACGCCGTCCACCTCGGGGATGCCGAGCCGGTCGAGGACCTCGGGCAGCTCGTCGTACACGGCGTGGACGAGGGTGGCCCGGTCGCCGTACGGGGCGAGCCGCTCTCCGGAGAGCCGCAGGGCCTCCTTGTCGCGGTCGAGGGCGACGAGCCGCACCTCGGGGAACCGCTGCAGGAGGGCCTCGCTGTGGCCGCCGAGGCCCAGGGTGCAGTCGACGACGACCGCTCCGGGGCGCTCCAGGGCAGGGGCCAACATGTCCAGGCACCGCTGGAGCATCACCGGGACGTGTCGGTCGTTGCTCAATGCGCCCTCTCAGATCCGGCGCGGAGGCACGTACCGCGGGAGAGGCCGAGCCGTAGGTACCGCCGCACACACGGGGGAGAAACCGCGGAAATCGCTCGTTGTCTCCGTGAACTTCGCGTCACTTTAGTCCACGGGACGCGCCGGTCAATCAACCGACTGGCGTGCCGCGCGACCCGGAGAGCCCCCATCTGTGGGTTAGCTCACAACAAGACTCATTGATGTTCTTTGTCCCCTCTCACAGCGGGCCGGAAAGGGGCGTGACCATTACCGTCGGAACCATGTCGACCTCCGCGCACCCCTCCGCCGACGCCATACGCACCGGCCCCACGGTCACCGACCGTCTCGTCGAGGCCAACGAACGCTACGCCGCCGAGTTCACCGACCCGGGAATGGACGCGCGGCCCGTGCTGCGCGTCGCCGTCGTCGCCTGCATGGACGCCCGGCTCGACCTGCACGCGGCCCTCGGCCTCGAACTCGGCGACTGCCACACCATCCGCAACGCGGGCGGCGTGGTCACCGACGACGTGATCCGCTCGCTCACCATCAGCCAGCGGGCCCTCGGCACCCGCAGCGTGATGCTGGTGCACCACACGAACTGCGGTCTCGAATCCCTCACCGAGGACTTCCGGCACGAGCTGGAGGACGAGGTCGGCCAGCGCCCGGCCTGGGCGGTGGAGGCCTTCCGCGATGTCGACCAGGACGTCCGGCAGTCGATGCAGCGGGTCCGGACCTCCCCCTTCCTGCTGCACTCCGACGACGTCCGCGGCTTCGTCTTCGACGTGACGACCGGCCTCCTGCGCGAGATCGACCCGGCTTAAACCAGCAACTTAAACCGTCAAACCCTGGCATTTCCCCTGTACTTGTCCGCATGCAAGTGACAGGCCCGGCCACGGCAACAACAATGCTCGGACGACAGTTCCGAAAGGCCGAGGAGGGCCGGGGTGACGACCTATGACGATCGAGCGAGCCTCGCTGATCTGACCACCACTGTGGAGCGAGTCCGCCGATCGGTGGAGAGCGTGATCGAGGGCAAGCCCGAGGTCGTACGGCTTTCGCTGACCGTCTTGCTCGCCGAGGGACACCTCCTCATCGAGGATGTCCCCGGCGTCGGCAAGACCATGCTCGCCAAGACGCTGGCCCGGTCCATCGACTGCTCGGTGCGCCGCATCCAGTTCACGCCCGACCTGCTGCCCTCGGACGTCACCGGCGTGTCGATCTTCGACCAGCAGCGCCGGGACTTCGAGTTCAAGCCGGGCGCGATCTTCGCCCAGATCGTGATCGGCGACGAGATCAACCGCGCCTCGCCGAAGACCCAGTCCGCGCTCCTGGAGTCCATGGAGGAGCGCCAGGTCACGGTCGACGGCCAGACGTACGAGCTGCCCAGCCCGTTCATGGTCGTCGCCACCCAGAACCCGGTCGAGATGGAGGGCACCTACCCGCTGCCCGAGGCCCAGCGCGACCGCTTCATGGCCCGGGTCTCCATCGGCTACCCGAGCGCCGAGGCCGAGCTCCAGATGCTCGACGTGCACGGCTCGGTCTCCCCGCTCGACGACCTCCAGCCGGTCGCCC
The DNA window shown above is from Streptomyces vietnamensis and carries:
- a CDS encoding peptidoglycan D,D-transpeptidase FtsI family protein, giving the protein MPPKEPPRRRVPGPARPARPRPASAGARTPGARPSRPAPRPAGKRPPARQPRTIRLGNPRPRLRLVGLGLTLVMLVFVVRLLQVQAVDASAYAAKADKYRFQEYTLSAERGEITDRNGIALAASVDAYDITADPKLFTREDAKIADAPEQAAALLAPILGKEPAELAKKLRTPKTRYIVLARKQTPQVWNQIKDLKKVYGQKAQAVGGNGINLLGGILSEPSTKRVYPNGGLAAGILGYVNAEGKGAGGLESMLDGELAGKDGKIRFTQSGGRQVPTAGSQGTPAVPGSDIELTIDRDIQWAAQQAITEQVKKSKADRGYVVVQNTRTGEVLAMANAPGFDPNDLSAANSAAMGNAALQDAYEPGSTAKVMSMAAVLEEGKAAPDTHVTVPNRLHRGDRLFKDDIDHITWYLTLNGVLAKSSNIGTILATGQLGKNQAEVNRVLHSYLRKFGIGSPTGLNFPGETPGILAKPQDWSTSQQYTIPFGQGLSVSAMQAASVYSTIANGGVRIEPTLVRGTKGPDGRFTAAPAPQESRVVSEKTAKTLARMLESVVKDREGTGTKAAIPGYRVAGKTGTANRVDPELGYYKGYTASFAGFAPADDPQITVYCAIQNPTKGSYFGGQICGPIYKKVMEFALKTLHVAPTGTAPARLPVDFEPTP
- a CDS encoding FtsB family cell division protein, giving the protein MSTAKGPLKGRAARLGRLMPSGPSSAARTPFVLLVFVLLGGGLISLLLLNSALNQGSFKLNELKVKTTELTDEEQALQRDVDDYAAPDALERRARQLGMVPGGSPAFLGPDGKVLGEPSVAVAPKPTPRPKPKPTPPAGTPKPPASTPGGPVRTEPAADPTRTSGR
- the rsmH gene encoding 16S rRNA (cytosine(1402)-N(4))-methyltransferase RsmH, giving the protein MSNDRHVPVMLQRCLDMLAPALERPGAVVVDCTLGLGGHSEALLQRFPEVRLVALDRDKEALRLSGERLAPYGDRATLVHAVYDELPEVLDRLGIPEVDGVLFDLGVSSMQLDEADRGFAYAQDAPLDMRMDQTTGISAAEVLNTYPAGELVRILRAYGEEKQAKRIVSAIVREREKEPFTNSARLVELIRDALPQAAKRTGGNPAKRTFQALRIEVNHELESVEKAIPAAVKALAVGGRVVVLSYQSLEDRIVKGVFAAGAATTAPPGLPVVPEKYQPRLKLLTRGAELPTEEEVAENRRAAPARLRGVERIRKDVP
- a CDS encoding beta-class carbonic anhydrase produces the protein MSTSAHPSADAIRTGPTVTDRLVEANERYAAEFTDPGMDARPVLRVAVVACMDARLDLHAALGLELGDCHTIRNAGGVVTDDVIRSLTISQRALGTRSVMLVHHTNCGLESLTEDFRHELEDEVGQRPAWAVEAFRDVDQDVRQSMQRVRTSPFLLHSDDVRGFVFDVTTGLLREIDPA
- a CDS encoding AAA family ATPase, with product MTTYDDRASLADLTTTVERVRRSVESVIEGKPEVVRLSLTVLLAEGHLLIEDVPGVGKTMLAKTLARSIDCSVRRIQFTPDLLPSDVTGVSIFDQQRRDFEFKPGAIFAQIVIGDEINRASPKTQSALLESMEERQVTVDGQTYELPSPFMVVATQNPVEMEGTYPLPEAQRDRFMARVSIGYPSAEAELQMLDVHGSVSPLDDLQPVAHAHDILKLIEAVRGVHVADAVRRYAVDIVAATRTHPDLRLGASPRATLHLLRAAKASAALSGRDYVLPDDLQALAAPVLAHRLLPTAQAQLNRRTAEQVVQDILQRTPVPAAAPPAGPIYGQQQPGARRL